A single genomic interval of Trichosurus vulpecula isolate mTriVul1 chromosome 6, mTriVul1.pri, whole genome shotgun sequence harbors:
- the CRY2 gene encoding cryptochrome-2 codes for MAATTVVTVPAAAAATAPAPAPAPTPASAPEEGASSVHWFRKGLRLHDNPALQAALRGARCVRCVYILDPWFAASSSVGINRWRFLLQSLEDLDISLRKLNSRLFVVRGQPTDVFPRLFKEWGVTRLTFEYDSEPFGKERDAAIVKMAKEAGVEVVTENSHTLYDLDRIIELNGQKPPLTYKRFQAIISRMELPKKPVSCVTSQQMERCQAEIQENHDDTYGVPSLEELGFPTDGLGPAVWQGGEMEALARLDKHLERKAWVANYERPRMNATSLLASPTGLSPYLRFGCLSCRLFYYRLWELYKKVKRNNTPPLSLYGQLLWREFFYTAATNNPKFDRMEGNPICIQIPWDRNPEALAKWAEGKTGFPWIDAIMTQLRQEGWIHHLARHAVACFLTRGDLWVSWESGVRVFDELLLDADFSVNAGSWMWLSCSAFFQQFFHCYCPVGFGRRTDPSGDYVRRYLPQLKGFPSRYIYEPWNAPESVQKAAKCIIGVDYPKPIVNHAETSRLNIERMKQIYQQLSRYRGLCLLASVPSCMEDLSNPMAETSVGQASGVSTGPKPLPCNPASPKRKLEAMEEASGEEHSKRARVMAALPVPELSGKV; via the exons ATGGCGGCGACGACTGTGGTGACTGTGCCGGCTGCGGCCGCGGCCACTGCCCccgccccggccccggcccccaCCCCCGCGTCAGCCCCGGAGGAAGGCGCCTCCTCAGTACACTGGTTCCGCAAGGGGCTGCGGCTCCACGACAACCCGGCGCTGCAGGCGGCCCTGCGCGGGGCGCGCTGCGTGCGATGCGTCTACATCCTCGACCCGTGGTTCGCGGCCTCGTCCTCGGTGGGGATCAACCGCTGGAG GTTCCTCCTCCAGTCCCTGGAAGACTTGGACATCAGCTTAAGGAAACTGAACTCTCGCCTCTTTGTAGTCCGAGGACAACCAACCGATGTGTTCCCAAGACTCTTCAAG GAATGGGGTGTGACCCGCCTGACCTTCGAATATGACTCGGAGCCCTTTGGAAAAGAACGGGATGCAGCGATTGTGAAGATGGCCAAGGAGGCTGGTGTGGAGGTGGTAACAGAAAACTCCCACACCCTCTATGACTTGGATAG GATCATTGAACTGAATGGGCAGAAACCACCCCTCACCTACAAGCGCTTTCAGGCCATTATCAGCCGCATGGAACTGCCTAAAAAGCCCGTGAGCTGCGTGACAAGCCAGCAGATGGAGCGATGCCAAGCCGAGATTCAGGAGAACCATGATGACACCTATGGTGTGCCTTCCCTGGAGGAACTTG GGTTCCCCACTGATGGACTTGGCCCAGCTGTTTGGCAAGGAGGAGAGATGGAAGCTCTGGCCCGATTGGACAAACACTTGGAAAGGAAG GCCTGGGTCGCCAACTACGAGAGACCAAGAATGAACGCCACCTCCCTGCTGGCCAGCCCCACAGGCCTCAGCCCCTATCTGCGCTTTGGCTGCCTCTCCTGCCGCCTCTTCTACTACCGTCTCTGGGAACTGTATAAGAAG GTCAAGAGGAATAACACCCCACCGCTATCTCTGTATGGGCAACTCCTTTGGCGAGAGTTTTTCTACACTGCAGCAACCAACAACCCCAAGTTTGACCGAATGGAAGGGAACCCCATCTGCATCCAGATCCCCTGGGACCGCAACCCGGAAGCCCTGGCCAAGTGGGCAGAGGGCAAAACCGGCTTCCCTTGGATTGATGCCATCATGACCCAGCTTCGGCAGGAGGGCTGGATCCACCACCTGGCCAGGCACGCTGTGGCCTGCTTCCTGACCCGCGGAGACCTCTGGGTCAGCTGGGAGAGCGGGGTCCGG GTGTTTGATGAGCTGCTCCTTGATGCTGATTTCAGTGTGAACGCAGGCAGCTGGATGTGGCTGTCCTGCAGCGCCTTCTTCCAACAGTTCTTCCACTGCTATTGCCCCGTGGGCTTCGGCCGCCGGACAGACCCCAGCGGAGACTACGTCAG GCGCTACCTACCCCAGCTGAAAGGATTCCCCTCACGCTACATTTATGAGCCCTGGAATGCCCCCGAGTCTGTGCAGAAGGCGGCCAAGTGCATCATCGGGGTAGATTATCCCAAGCCCATCGTCAACCATGCCGAGACCAGCCGGCTCAACATCGAGCGCATGAAGCAGATCTACCAGCAGCTTTCCCGCTACCGGGGCCTCT GTTTACTGGCTTCTGTCCCATCATGCATGGAAGACCTCAGCAACCCCATGGCAGAGACGAGCGTGGGCCAGGCCAGCGGTGTTAGCACAG GCCCAAAGCCCCTCCCCTGCAACCCAGCATCCCCCAAACGCAAACTGGAAGCCATGGAGGAGGCATCTGGAGAGGAACACAGCAAACGGGCCCGTGTGATGGCGGCGTTGCCCGTACCAGAGCTGTCTGGCAAAGTGTGA